AGGAGGCGCAAGCGCACCTCAGGGAGACCGAGGAGGCCGCGGAGCGGCTGCGCGCGGAGGCCCGCGCGGAGGCGGACCGGGTGCTGGACGAGGCGCGCGAGGCCGCGGCGAAGCGCCGGGCGGACGCCGCCGAGCAGGCCGACCAGCTGATGGCGAAGGCGCGGGAGGAGGCGCTGCGCGCCACCACGGACGCCGAGTCGCAGGCGGACACGATGGTCGGCGCGGCCCGCAAGGAGGCCGAGCGGATCGTGTCCGAGGCGACCATCGAGGGCAACGCCCTGGTGGAGAAGGCCCGTACGGACGCGGACGAGCTGCTCGTCGGCGCCCGGAGCGACGCCAACGCCATAAGGGAGCGCATGGAGGAGCTGCGCGCGCGGACCGAGGCGGAGATCGAGGACCTGCACGAGCGGGCCCGCCGGGAGAGCGCCGAGCAGATGCGGGTCGCCGGGGAGCGGGCCGACAAGCTGGTGCGGACGGCGGAGCAGCAGCTCGCCGAGGCCGAGGCGAAGGCCAAGGAGCTGCTGTCGGACGCCAACTCGGAGGCGAGCAAGGTCCGTATCGCCGCGGTGAAGAAGGCGGAGGGCCTGCTGAAGGAGGCCAACCAGAAGAAGGCCGACGCGACCCGTGAGGCGCAGAAGCTGAAGGAGGACGCGGAGGCGGAGGCGGAGCGCCTGCTGGCGGACGGCCGGCGGGAGCTGGAGGTGCTGGAGCGCCGTCAGAAGGACATCCAGGGCGAGATCGCCCGGGTCCAGGCGGTGCTGGAGGCGCTGGAATCGTTCGAGGCGCCGGCCGGTGGGGGCAAGGACGGGAGCGTCAAGGCCGCGGCGACGGCCGGTACCCGTTCGAGTGGCAAGTCAAACACCGATTGAGCCACTCGAAAGGCTGGACATTCTCCCAATCAAACGGCCATCCGCTCGATGACACGCCGCTTCGGCCCCTAGGATTCCCTCTAACACCTCACCGGTCTCATTCGACAGGAACCCCATGAGCGACACTTCCTCCCCCTTCGGCTTCGAGCTCGTGCGGCGTGGTTACGACCGCGGTCAGGTGGACGACCGCATTACCAAGCTCGTCGCCGACCGTGACAGTGCTCTGGCCCGAATCACTGCTCTGGAAAAGCGCATCGAGGAACTCCACCTCGAGACGCAGAACGCGCAGGCCCAGGTGACCGACGCCGAGCCGTCGTACGCCGGTCTGGGCGCCCGCGTCGAGAAGATCCTCCGCCTCGCCGAGGAGGAGGCCAAGGAGCTGCGCGAGGAGGCCCGCCGCGCCGCCGAGCAGCACCGCGAGCTGGCCGAGTCGTCGGCGCAGCAGGTGCGCAACGACGCGGAGGCGTACGCGGCGGAGCGCAAGGCGAAGGCGGAGGACGAGGGCGTCCGCATCGTCGAGAAGGCGCAGTCCGAGGCGAACTCGCTGCGGGCCGAGGCTCAGAAGGACGCGCAGTCGAAGCGTGAGGAGGCCGACGCGCTGTTCGAGGAGACCCGCGCCAAGGCCGCCCAGGCCGCCGCGGACTTCGAGACGAACCTCGCCAAGCGGCGGGAGCAGTCGGAGCGGGACCTGGCGTCGCGTCAGGCGAAGGCGGAGA
This genomic window from Streptomyces thermolilacinus SPC6 contains:
- a CDS encoding coiled-coil domain-containing protein, translated to MSDTSSPFGFELVRRGYDRGQVDDRITKLVADRDSALARITALEKRIEELHLETQNAQAQVTDAEPSYAGLGARVEKILRLAEEEAKELREEARRAAEQHRELAESSAQQVRNDAEAYAAERKAKAEDEGVRIVEKAQSEANSLRAEAQKDAQSKREEADALFEETRAKAAQAAADFETNLAKRREQSERDLASRQAKAEKRLAEIEHRAEQLRLEAEKLRTDAERRARQTVETAQRQAEDIVADANAKADRIRSESERELAALTNRRDSINAQLTNVREMLATLTGAAVAAANVPEDEPTSRGVPAQQSR